In Phaseolus vulgaris cultivar G19833 chromosome 7, P. vulgaris v2.0, whole genome shotgun sequence, the genomic stretch AACCTAGACTTACTGCAGTATCTGGGTATCCTGGAGTCATAACCTTCATGAGTGTTATCAATGTCTCACTTGTCATTCGTTGTTTGTTTCTCATATTGTGCCATTGGTGAAGATGGCTTGTCCctattaaaaaatgatttataagCTCAGGACCTAATTACAAACGTCTCAAGTAATAGCAACTTACTCAAAATATTCCAAATAATTTAGGAACTAACAAATTAATTTAACCTATTTCTTATGCCTGACTGGTTTGTATTGTATTCCTTGTGGTAACTTTTATCTGCCTTTGGTTCCTCATATTGAATTATTTTCTCCTCTCCTCTCTCCCATAAATTTGTATAATTCGTATCATAAAATAATAGTCCACGAAATCTACTTTGTGGGCTAATCATTATAGCAGTAGTTTGGTGTGAATATGAATCTGAGTTCCACCTTGTCATCATTGCAGGAAGCAACAATTGAGCAGCTTCTTCCTATTTTCCTTTCACTCTTGAAGGATGAATTCCCTGATGTGCGCCTGAACATTATCAGCAAGCTCGATCAAGTGAATCAGGTTGTTATAGTTTATGTAGTTACTTTACAATTTTCAGAATACTCTATATTTCTTTTGCATCCTTTTTTCTCTTACATCTGCAACTATCATAAATTCTAGAATACAAATACATTTTGTTCAATCTGTTCTTGCAGGTTATCGGAATCGACCTGTTATCTCAATCTTTGTTACCAGCCATTGTTGAGCTTGCTGAGGATAGGCATTGGAGGGTCCGACTTGCAATTATAGAATATATACCCTTATTGGCAAGTCAATTGGGGGTTGGGTTTTTTTTATGACAAGCTTGGTGCTCTTTGCATGCAATGGTTGCAGGATAAGGTTTGTGCTCATTTCCTTGCTGGTGTGTGCATTTTGGGAAGCTTACGCATGACTATTTTTGTTAACCGCCTTAGTTATTATAGGTTCATCCAATTCATGAGGTACGTAGATATATATGTTCTCTTCTCATCCTCTGTGAAGACAGACACACTGGGTTGTGACATCTATCTTTGCTTAAAACATTTGGCAAGTGTCATTGCCTTTCAATGTTCAATCACAAACTTTTTCATTTTGGTGTAATTAGATTCACTGTGGAAATCAATCCAAAAATTAGAAATagtattgttttatatttggaTTATGCATGGATCTGTTTTGTTGTTCAAGAGTTATATTGGCCTCCTGCACTATGTCATCAATTCAACACTGTTTTCTCTTATTCCTTATGCAATATACATGCATCATGCATGATGAAAACTTCATGTTGACCAATGATATGGCCAATATAGTGTGTGCAAGATAATCCATACCTTTTCAGCTAGTTTTGATATTGATTAGAATTTAAAACTGAACAGGTTTTTGACTTGGGCCTGTGCCTCTTTCATCTACATAAAACATTAAAAGTTTGTATATGGAGCTATCCTAAGGCTTCTTTCATCTACAGTGAAACAGAAAAAGTTTGTAAATGTGGCTATTCTCTTTTAGGGTATATGCAGTGACATCTGCAATTTAATTAGTAACTCCATAGAGGATTCTGTGTGATCAATATACAATTTTGAATATAATCCTCTCTTTAACATATAAGAGCCAAGATGTTATACCATATGATTTAAATGTTTGAGTATGTAGCTATCCTTAAACCTTTGTTGCTGTTGTACGATCCCCAGTTTGAGATACTATGTTATGTGTCCAGAGAAACTAGATAAGCAATATATTTATGGAATCCAGAGAAGATGATCATGGAAGCTAGAAAACCAGCATATCAAACTACTCATTCACAACTGTGGTCATCTAGCTAAATTACTAACTTAAGCATAACTTAAGCTAGAGAACCAGCCGTTGGGTGCATAACtttctataataaaaatatttattatagaaCAAAGTTTCTTAAATGTATTAAAATGATAGTTTTTTCATTGCATATGTTTCGATAAAACATAACTAGTAAGCAACGCAAATGGAAGGCATTTCAACAAAGCCTAAACCTAAGAAGAAGAATAATGAAATCACTAAGATAACCAAGCTATCTTTCGGTGCTTAAACACTTTTTAttcatcaatataataatttattcattacttttgttttttagtttttaacttATCAATTCATtgatgttttttctttttaatgctattgcaaaaaaaaaaaaaagcaaattaaaaaatattaatatttaatatttaaaatccaaacttttatttaaaagtggAGTTCAATAGCTGCCGAAAATAGtgcatacaaaaaaaattatgtgtccACATATCCAAGGTTAAGCCCATTCTAATTTCATTGTCACTTTACCAAGGTCAAGCCCTCgctttattctaattttattgtCCCACTATCCAAGGCTAAGCCCAcgctttatttttaattttattgtcccCTTATCCAAGGCTAAGCCCACACTAATTTTATTGTCCCCTAGCTAAGCCTAAGCCCTCACTTTCTGTCCAAGGCTAAGCCCCCGCTTAAGTTaacatttgtaattttttgtgTTGGCAACTTGTAGGCAAAGCCCACGCAAGCCAACTTATTGCGACGCCACGCACCCGACAATTTTTTTTGCGACAAGGATATTAGCTTCAAAGTTGTGTGAAGGCAAAGCCCACGTTAATTGCATCTTTCCGTGGGCTTTTTGTGATTAGTGTCCGCCTTTGGCCCTTtctaataaaagtttttttttgtagtgaccaatttgagtcattctattgtttttctcaatcgccatcaattcttcattcatagcctcTTACCATTTGTAGTGTTGAATGGGATCTGCAAGTCTCACAGGTTCTGattctgcaagaaaagcaaagtgaatTAAATCatcattgtcatcaacttcatcatcaagatttacttcgcaatcttgaaggtgtacaggttgtcgctgctgccttcttggtcgctccatcatagttgcaattggagctACAACTTCATATTGAattacaacttcaggttgaactgctggtgcttcaggttgaactgcaggtgcttcaagagtgactccatcttccacatcatcgttcaaaacgtaaatatatcGTTTTTTCGAATCCATTTCAGCTGTTGCATTCCATTATCTCATCTTCGGCAAATGTATCATCACGACTGATAATCACCTTCTTTTTTGTCATTGGTTTGTACAGTTTGTATCCCCCAtacttatatccaatgaaaatggtcttctctgccttatcatccaacttcgatcttgctGACTTAgggacatgagcataagtaattgacccaaatatcttcaagtgttgcacattgggtttgaatccgctccatgcctcaatcggagttgtgttaggaacactccgagtgggtgatctgtttatcaaatataccggACATGttacagcctcagcccaaaaataatttggcataccttttgctttaagcatgctccttGCCATGTCtatgattgttctattctttctctcagcaactccgttgtgttgaggtgtgtagggacatgttatgttatgttgcaacccaagttcttcacagtgcctcttgaactcattagacttgtactcacttcttccatcactacgcaccatcttaatttgtctgccactctgtctttcaacaaatgctttaaatattttaaagcagtggaatgtttggagtttcatttgatgtggctgccattagtattgcatgatcctcttcatcttgttcgtgattactatcttcttgagcacaattggcagcatgattatcaccttttgatctgcactcatttgcataatggccGCGTTTATGGCAGTTATAACACtccacatttgatttattataaatgcctCATCGTCCTCTGCGACCACGTTCTCCGCGCCAAGAGTTTTTTGAACTTGGAATGTGATTGGAACCAATGTTGTTTTGCTCAGCGCCTCCATGATTCtggccaccacgacctttgcTGAAATAACTACCACCATGTCCCCGTCCTCTGCCTTGTGAACTACCGTTTTTATGATAGGATCTCccaattgaggcttgtgcttgtaaagcctgttcaattggtttttcaatatTAATGTCATTCATTCGCTGTTCATGCGCTCGTAGGGAACCAAACAATAACCTTACTgttatttttgaaatgtcattgtcctcttcaattgcggcaacaacatgttcaaatgtgggagttaaagatctcaaaatcttctccacctttgcctcttccgaatgtgtttcaccattggtcttcaccttatttgtcaaggcaagaactttatttatatagacgTCAATAGTCTCTGTGGTTTCCATTTGCAGCAattcatattggcgtcttagAGTTTGAAGACGCACTCTCTTTATCTTgccatcacctttataattggttgacaaaatgaTCCAAGCCTCACTTgcagttgttgctccttctatcTGCTCAAATGTCTCGTCATTCATACCTTGATGAAAGAGATACAAAGCCTTATTATCCTTCTTCTAATCACGATGCACTACTCGTtgcgcctcagttgcattagcagctaatgcagacactccactctcaacgacatcccataactcatgataatcaaacaaaactctcatttgcacacaccaccgattgtaattttttccatcaaggatagaaactgataattgggtagagttcatgataacaaACTGAGTCATGATACCACCAGTTGTAAGGAtttaattgaaggaaataagagaagacaaaaggttgtagaaactgacaattaatgcaataataacagtaaaatagtttaagagtaataaaatcagaattaataataataaaatcaaaattaataatcaacaatatatatatatatatacaattataaatctattaaaatgtattaatagtttaaaaaaaatcaagagaaatatttaacaaaaatatctAACAAAAGATAaactatttcttttaatattttttgttacacaaatatttttcaatcaaagaTTTAACATGTAcattattaaagaaaattataactCTATAACCATATTTATTGTCTTATATAAAATTGCATGATCAATTATAATTTGTAGCACATTTTCAGcttaattcataattatatctaatgtgtttatcaataaaatatttatcctCAAATCCATCATAttgttataaatttattaatgttttgaATTAGAAGTATTATCAATCCCTTACATGACTTTTTGACATATGTTTAGTTAGGAATACGAGGGATTGGAACCTAAGCACTTGTATATGATTGACAAACATTACTAAGTAAATTAACTTAGCTCTAAATCTATCTATAATACAAATAGAAGGCACTTCCGGGGTAAgttctaaaaaaaattcaaaaagaaaaaaattcaaattttaactaaaaatagcAAGTTGAAACTCATTCTGGGAGTGACAAGTGGCACTATGTATGACTTACACGTGTGCAAAACCCCATTTCTTTAAATACTCCCTTTCTTTATATACACTTTCAGCGTTTCTCTCTCCTATTTCTCAACTTCCCcgatttctctttctttttcattgcCTTTTGGTTTCTTCTTCTCTGGGCTTCCTCTAGGGTTCTTCATTTCCGGCTTCTTCATTTCATTTTAGCCTTCTCCTTCTCCAGGTGATTATTGGTTCGGTTATGTGGATTTTGTTCATCTCATTTACTATTTCGTTTTTCCAcaacataaaaatgaaaacttttttggtttttcttatcaaagttttgttcttttcatgtttctaccgtttcttttcttctttgttgttCACATGGttgattctgtttttttttgttacttttgaCAGCATAAAAATGATATCCATCTACATTTCAGTTTTTGTAGCAACCAGTAGTCGAAGTGTAATGGATTTTCGTTCATATTCAAGCACCAAGGTGAGATCTTTTCCTTATTATGTTCGTCTGTCCTCATggttttttccatttttcactTTATTGTTGATTTAATCTTTTCTAGATTTTCTCCATCTACATTTCAGTTCCTGCAGGAACTGGTATTGGAAGTGAAATGGATTTTCGTTCATATTCAAGCAGCAAGGTGAGATCTTTTCCTTATTCTGTTCGTCTGTCCTCATggttttttccatttttcactTTATTGTTGATTTAATCTTTTATGGGTTTTTCCATCTACATTTCAGAAACTGCAGCAACCGATAGTGGAAGTGGAATGGATTTTCGTTCATATCCATCTTATGTTCAAACACCAAGGTCAGATCCTTTCCTTCTTCCTTTCGTGTGtcctcatatttttttttcatttttcattttttgctgatttaatcttttcttgagTTTTTCCATGTACATTTCAGTTTCTGTAGCAACGGTAGTGGAAGTGGAATGGATTGTCGTTCATATCCATCGTATGTTACCAAGGTGAGATATTTTCCTTCTTCTGTTCGCCTGTCCTCTtggtttttttcatttttcacttttttaatgatttaatcTTTTCTGGAGATTTTCCATCTACATTTCAGTTTCTGCAACAACCTGTAGTGGAAGTGGAATGGATTTTCATTCATATCAATCGTATGTTCAAGCACCAAGGTGAgatctttctcttcttttgttCGTCTTTGCTCAGGTTTGTTTTCATTGTTCATTTTTTTGCTGATTAATCGTTAATGGAGTTTATTTGGGCTACTTAGGGTTTGAACTTCCACTCAAAGAGATATGTTTTTTGTTGTTAAACTTTTTTTGGCAAATTTTGAACACCTTTTTTCCATCTACATTTCAGTTTCTCGAGCAACCTGTAGTGCAACTGTAATGGGATTTTCGTTCATATCCATCATATTTTAAAGCATCAATGTGAAATCTTTTCGTTACTTTGTTCTCATGGTTGTTTtcattgttcattttataacacttatttgataaatcttttaagtttagtTAGTTTATTTGATAACTCTCAtacatgtgtttattttcttttaggatAAGGCAAGCAAAGCTTCTATTAATTTTGGTTGTGGATGGAGGGAATTTTGTCAGATTCATGCACTTTGTGAAGACCACAAATTGATCTTTGATAGTGGAGTAACCCCAATTCATATGATTGTGTTGTTAGTGCTGTAAAAATTCAAGATTGTATTCTTCTGAATTTAATTTTCCAAGGACAATGTTCTTATTAAAGAGATTCAATTACTATTATATATAGATGTAATTTGAAAATTGTTGTAATGTCCAGTAGagaaaattaattgtttactttattttattctcattaatgtttttatttttattattcgcATTAATGTATTCTTCAGACAAACTTTAACGTTAAGATTATTCGCATTATATTATTtgtcaaaattcaaattcaatttcaaaattcaaattcaagatgagaatttcaaaattcaaGATGAGAATTTAAGATTATTCGCATTATATTCACATTTAGAATTCCAAtatcattaattacctttctgATTGATatcttcttttttctattcatatatattttttttctgattcatatcttctttttctgacttcttCTGTTGCTGCTCACTTACCTCAAATTCCaagatgattattattattattaatgttcaaatattttatttttcatatattttcaaattttttaattcgaagatcattaattacctttctgattgatatcttctttttctgacttcCTCTGTTACCGCACATATATTTCCAATTCccagattattattattattaacaatctttaaacatttaatttttcaaattttacaattccaagatcattaattacctttttgatttatatcttctttttctgacttcttCTGCAAACTTATAAttccaagattattattattactaataatgttcaaatatttaatttttcagattttcaaattttaaaattccaatATCATTAATTACCATTTTGATTTATATCTTCTTTTTCTAACTTCTTGTACAAAATTATAAttccaagattattattattactaataatcttcaaatatttaattttttagattttaaaattttaaaattttaaaatttcaacaaaattaataacattaattacctttgtgattcatatattatttttctgaCTTCTTATGCTACACACTATTTCCAAAtccaagattattattattattacaaattttcaaatatttaatttttcagaattttaaattttaaaattttaacaacatTAATTACCTTTCTCATTCATATAAAATGTCCAAGATTACTATTATTTAGCATTTCATtcaaatattgaaataaatacaaaaattatatgATTTAATGTTTTACAGAAATAAAAGTTATGTTAGTTTATAAaagttaattgaaaatttataaatatcaaatacaattaaataaatgaagttTTCATtcatttagatttttcaattcATGATTGTGGTTTCCCTGTACTTCTTTGATTCTTTTTTTCAGCTCCATGTGAAgttcattatttatattttttatttgctgAAAGCAGTAAATCCTAAaagttaattgaaaatttataaatatcaaatacaattaaataaattaagttttcagtcatttagatttttcaattcATGATTGTGGTTTCCCTGTACTTCTTTGATTCTTTTTTTTCAGCTCCATGTGAAGTTCATTATTTCTAAACCCTAAAAGAGTACATTGAATGGAAGTGATTCTTTTTGTTTGATAAAGAACCTGTTTTGATGTTCATCCTCTACACCATATGacctttatttttgttttgggtTGTTTTCTTAATAGTGAAGGTAGGATCATAGGTGTGTGGTTAACAATGAGGCTAAAATTTGATAAAAGTTTCATCTTTTGTCTTTTTCCAGAGAAAGTGTTAAGAAAGTTTGTATTATACATAGATTCAAGTCAAACattcatttgtttcttcattttcatgtttGCACTGGATGTGTTGataaagttttcatttttacaCACATATCGCATTTGGTTCAAAAcacttttctaaaatttaaagatCTGACATTCCCATTTTCTACTTTCAATAAACTTACATATGATTTTAAACCTTTCCCCGTGTGTGTTGCATtggttttttttgtttctattacCTTCTTGGCTTAAGTCATTAATGTTGTTCTGAACTCTTTGTATCaaactttttctcttctttgatttgttttcctttttcatgAATCTGTCAACCCCACAGCTACTTTCAGAGGTTTGTATCTTCATTTTCCTGTTTTGCAAAGTAAGTAttaaaaagttttcattttttcaaatatcatTTTGCAGAGATCTGATTTTATACTTCTGCCCACTTTCTTTCATttggttcttttgtttttattacctGATTATGTTAAGTCATTATCTCACTTTTTCTCCTCTTTGATTTGTTTACGGTTTCAGTAATCTGTGAACGACACCGCTACTTTTATaggtttgtttcttgattttcatattttcaaactGATTCCCCAGTATATCAAGCACCAAGGAaagattttttctttctttcgtCTGCATGCAAAAGCAAGAGTATATGGTTATATGAAATTGGTAAGATTTCTCTGTTAGGGTCTCCACTTTCTGTCTATCTGTGTATTATTTCAGAAATTTCAAAGTAAGGGTTTTTTTTGTGCTAAACAAGAATTCTCTTTTTCAAATGTCCTTTTAAAACCTACCTAAAATTCCATTTATTTACATAGTAGGGTTTTCCGATCATGCTAGGAATTTCAAAAATTGTGTACTTTCAACCTTACTTTTCAAATTCAAACCACAATTTCATTAATCGCAATGCTGGAAGTCGAAATGTTTGCACTTTTTACAGTTTCGATTTTTTATAGGCTTAATCTCTTCTGTATGAAACCTGACATGCTAAATCTATCTTTATTCTTAACTAAAAAACTATATGCGATTTGAAAATTGGAAAGTTTGTTTTTGTCTCACAATACTGTTATACTTTATTATGTTTTCTTACTATTTCCACCTATTTCACTTTGAAattgtaaatttgtttttttgatatttttgaaaataattccGTACCACCTCCTCAGTATATATATACGTATATGCgtatgttttgtgtttcacaTTGACCATTGcattctacattttccttttacTTAAAGGTCACCCTTACAATGTCTGTGTCAAGACAAAATACAAATTGTGTGAAAGATGTTAATCCACAAAGTGAAAATTGGATCCTGATAGCAAGGGTTATATGTTTGTGGTTTGTTTCTgatttcaagaaaacaaagtttCCATTCTCCATGGAAATGGTCATACAAGACAAAGATGTAAAAtactttatcattttctttcatatttttttgtattacagtttaatgtaatttttattaatcatgCTTAATGTTTGTTGCTATCTTTCAGGGTTCTAGAATTCATGTTTCCGTTAGAAGAactctaatttataaatttcaaaatgatatttttgaGGATAAAGTTTATTCCTTCAATTTCTTTAGTGTGTCTActaattcaggatcttatcgcACTACCTGTCACCAatacaaaatcaattttcagTTTGGAACCAAAGTAACCTCTGTTGGTAATGATCTGGTCTCATGTCCAAAACCTCATTACACACCAATTTCTGTGTTAAAGGCATCTGGTTTTGATACGGACTACTTAGTCGATTAGTAATATTCTTTTACTTGAACAAATTTCTTTGGACAtgtttttaaatgaatatttttttacagaTGTTATTGGAATATTAACTGGTGTGGGAACTGAAAGAGAGCTGAATAGATCAGGGTCAACTACTAAGTTAAATGCGATTTCTATTGAAGCTGATGGGTAAGCTAATATTTTGTACCATAACGAATCCAAAATATTTGTTCTTACAATTGTAATTTTAACTTACTACAGCTACCGCATTAAGTGTACTTTATTTGGTAACTATGTTGATGAGCTCAATGCATTTCTGTCATCTGGAGAGCTGGAAAATATTGTCATCAGTGTGCATTTTGCTAAAGTAAAAATTTTCCAGGGTATGTGAAGTGCtgaatttctaatttatttaaatttttttatttgattattttatttacattatattttaatgtagAGAAGGTTTTTATACAAAAATTGCTTGGACTGtacgaaaataatatataatgataaGTCCAAAGATGCAACCGAACTCAAGAAAATGttagtttaatatattatttttcgaTAATTAAAATGTATGAACCTTTCTAACTACTACTTTTACATGTGTAGGATGATTGAAAGTACGGATTCTCCTACACATGGACTCAGTCAATTGTGTGACTTTGGAAAACAGAATGTTGAGGATGAATTCATCAGCTTCATTCATAGAAATACTATTCAAGGCCTGAAAGATTTCAAAGAGGTATTACTAATGTCTTTTAACAGTTTATTGAAAtcgattattaatattttaagatcatttttttttctttttacaagAAAACACTTTTGTTATCTTAGCTACAATAAAACATATTGTGGCTGATGACGATTGGTGGTACACAACTTGCTTATGCGGTAAAGCTGTTTACCCTGAttccaaaatgtttttttgtgaGAAATGTAACAAACATGTTATCAAAGTCCAATAGAGGTAGTGTTTGTACTTGtctgaatttatttttaattacatattacatatttcttaatacttattatattaattattttttacttattttaattaataatttgttagtaattaactattaattatattcCTTAAATTATAGATAGAATTTGTAAACctttatgtattttatatttcaggTTTAAGCTGAAGCTGCGAGTGATTGATGAAACGGATTCCACGACTTTCGTTCTATTTGACAAGGATGCCACTACACTGATCAATAAATCTTGCGCCGAATTATTTGAAAGTCATGATAAGGTAAATTATCGAACCATGCATTTGTTTATTTATGCATATAAGAAAaggttattatattaattgcttttttttaatatttagaatGATGATTCTGGTGTACTACCAAAAGACTTTGATCTTTTGATTGACAAAGCTGTGTTGTTTAAAGTTGGTTGTGTTAAAGATCAATCTCTTAGGTTTGACCAATCATTTCGTGTCAAAAATTTTTGTATTGATGATAGTACTATACAAAGGTTTTGTGAAGGTCGTGTTGAAAATGTGGTATGTTTCCTAATTTGAGTGTATTCTTACTTACATTTTACCTTTAAATTGGTTATTTATactgtttttgcttaatttaatttagttatcaTTTTGTGAAGGAACTTCATTCTCAGAAGAAAAGACTGTGTACTATTAAAGATGTCCAACAGGATGAGTCTTATGTACCACTTTCTCAGGTAATTATCATTTAAAGTATTAACTTAAAAAAGTGAATAATTTACTCTTACTAATATGTTTTGCTATCATCGCaggatttatttaataaattctcCACTGAAGCTGCTTAATTGCAATATAAAACTATTGATTTAGGCAGTGATAGTGTGTTAGGTACTTCTACTGAATTTGTTGCTCCACGAGTTACCAGAGATTTTGCTTCACCTGCTCACACACCTGATGATGATATCCCACTGAGGATATTAAGGAAAAATATCAAGATCGAAAAGGGAGTAGTATAGTTTCATACTGTTTCTCTAACGTTTTGTAACTTAAATGATCTATTTTCATGTATTGTAGATCTTTAATTTCTATGTAGAACATGTTATGATGTATTAGTACAATTCTATTTTTAAATCTCTTTATGTAATATTGTTGGTTTCATATGTTGACATTATCTTTGAGGTACGTACTGACTTTATAGTTCATTTtgaagttatatatattttttttaattttatgtctacattttaatttatttaatgagtTTGTTTTTGTGTAATTCATATTATTGCATACTTTTTGTAACTCTATTTTGTAACAATGGTTCTTTCGTTAAATATCAGAATCGTAATGGTAAGTGCCTcaacttttactttttctttaattcataaatttatatagaattatataatattttattaattataatttgtgttttttttgaaggttattgaaatattgttttcctttcccaggtatttttttcctttattaCAAGTATTCTTTTCCTTTATTACAGTTATTGTTTTTTCgtcaattcattttttatacataatatCTTAATATgtgataaaaaaagaaatctTTGTGTAATGATATGTTTGTCCTTACgagaaagattttttttttttaaaattcccCTTACACTCAACGTCTAAGGATTCAAACGGATATAAAGGATAGCATTAACTACGTGTCAGAGCAATTAATGTAtcacttcattttttaatttttatttttgcataaAGTGTCTCTTCTGTATCTTTTACACTTTTTTTCAAAGTATTCATTTCATCTTCCAAgactaatttattaaaattatgtatagaagtaataatt encodes the following:
- the LOC137829351 gene encoding uncharacterized protein, which gives rise to MSVSRQNTNCVKDVNPQSENWILIARVICLWFVSDFKKTKFPFSMEMVIQDKDGSRIHVSVRRTLIYKFQNDIFEDKVYSFNFFSVSTNSGSYRTTCHQYKINFQFGTKVTSVGNDLVSCPKPHYTPISVLKASDVIGILTGVGTERELNRSGSTTKLNAISIEADGYRIKCTLFGNYVDELNAFLSSGELENIVISVHFAKRRMIESTDSPTHGLSQLCDFGKQNVEDEFISFIHRNTIQGLKDFKEVLLMFKLKLRVIDETDSTTFVLFDKDATTLINKSCAELFESHDKNDDSGVLPKDFDLLIDKAVLFKVGCVKDQSLRFDQSFRVKNFCIDDSTIQRFCEGRVENVELHSQKKRLCTIKDVQQDESYVPLSQDLFNKFSTEAA